The following are encoded together in the Proteiniphilum saccharofermentans genome:
- a CDS encoding glycosyltransferase — protein MKVTDNPLVSVIIITYNSSRYVIEALESVKAQTWGNLELIVSDDGSRDQTVQLCADWIVENKDRFSTTKLITVPRNTGISANCNRGVRASVGDWIKVISGDDILIDSAIDDNLTYTRQFPEASFIASDVREIDENGVLIRDKVLNEGLIHFSSLPTAEKQMKTYSRWPVFLNTPTFFCKREMIGKGMFLDEEFKIYEDMVMVIRALEEGYRLHYMEKPTVAYRVHSNATSRSPKLDEIRKKEGFKVFKKYLTRHLSVFNPLDLSGYYENWLRFRYKGINGYNGRRFLRKLSLNYWYMKANGVKHY, from the coding sequence ATGAAAGTAACGGACAATCCATTGGTATCGGTGATCATTATCACATACAACAGCTCAAGGTATGTAATTGAGGCTCTCGAAAGCGTAAAAGCACAAACCTGGGGAAATCTTGAGTTGATAGTGAGTGATGACGGATCCCGTGATCAAACTGTTCAGCTTTGCGCGGATTGGATAGTGGAAAATAAGGATCGTTTTTCGACGACAAAATTAATTACCGTACCACGTAATACCGGTATTTCGGCTAACTGTAACAGAGGAGTACGTGCATCGGTGGGTGACTGGATCAAAGTAATCTCCGGAGATGATATCCTTATTGATAGTGCAATTGACGATAATCTAACCTATACAAGGCAATTTCCCGAAGCTTCCTTTATAGCCTCGGATGTCAGAGAAATTGATGAAAACGGTGTATTGATCAGGGATAAGGTACTTAACGAAGGGCTGATCCACTTTTCAAGTTTGCCCACGGCCGAAAAACAGATGAAAACCTACTCCCGATGGCCGGTCTTTTTGAATACTCCCACTTTCTTTTGTAAGAGAGAAATGATTGGGAAAGGGATGTTCTTAGATGAGGAATTCAAGATATACGAGGATATGGTCATGGTGATAAGAGCATTGGAAGAGGGGTACAGGTTGCATTATATGGAGAAACCTACAGTAGCCTACAGGGTACATAGCAATGCAACTTCCAGAAGTCCGAAGTTGGATGAGATCAGAAAAAAGGAAGGTTTTAAGGTTTTTAAAAAATATCTGACCCGCCACTTAAGTGTTTTCAATCCATTAGACTTGTCGGGCTATTATGAGAATTGGTTAAGATTCCGATATAAGGGGATAAATGGCTATAACGGTAGACGATTTTTGCGAAAGTTGAGCCTCAATTACTGGTATATGAAAGCCAACGGTGTAAAGCACTATTAA
- a CDS encoding DegT/DnrJ/EryC1/StrS family aminotransferase translates to MIKFLDIQKITQQYAPEIHDAVSRVIDAGWYLLGEEVKQFEKSYAAYTGTDYCVGVANGLDALRIILRAYMEIGVMQPGDEIIVPANTYIASILAVSDSGLVPVLVEPDITTYQIDDQKIEAAITSKTKGVMIVHLYGQCAYTDKIGNLCKQYGLKLIEDNAQAHGCKFNGKKTGALGDAAGHSFYPGKNLGALGDAGAVTTNDKGLGEVVRTLANYGSSVKYRFDYQGYNSRLDELQAAVLDVKLAHLDSETTRRREVAGYYLKHIIHPDITLPVVNDWNAHVFHLFIIRSAKRDELQHYLREKGIQTLIHYPIPPHKQKAYSAWNDFSFPITEKIHAEVLSLPISAVITDEEVKTIVDAVNAFC, encoded by the coding sequence ATGATAAAATTTCTTGATATACAAAAAATAACGCAACAATACGCTCCGGAAATCCATGATGCCGTGTCACGTGTGATTGATGCCGGCTGGTATTTGTTAGGAGAAGAGGTGAAGCAGTTCGAGAAAAGCTACGCCGCATATACCGGAACCGATTACTGCGTGGGTGTAGCCAATGGGCTGGATGCCTTGCGGATCATTTTGCGGGCTTACATGGAAATAGGGGTAATGCAACCGGGTGATGAGATCATTGTTCCTGCCAATACCTATATCGCTTCTATTCTTGCTGTTTCTGATAGTGGGTTGGTGCCTGTCCTGGTGGAACCGGATATAACTACCTACCAGATCGACGACCAAAAAATCGAGGCGGCAATTACTTCGAAGACAAAAGGAGTCATGATCGTCCATCTCTACGGACAATGTGCTTATACTGACAAGATCGGTAACCTTTGCAAACAATATGGTTTAAAACTGATTGAAGACAATGCTCAGGCACATGGTTGTAAATTTAACGGGAAGAAAACCGGTGCATTGGGCGATGCTGCAGGACACAGTTTTTATCCCGGTAAAAACCTGGGTGCCCTGGGTGATGCCGGAGCCGTTACCACCAATGATAAAGGACTTGGTGAAGTAGTAAGAACCCTTGCCAACTATGGCTCATCAGTGAAATACCGATTCGATTATCAAGGATATAACAGTCGCCTGGATGAATTGCAAGCTGCCGTGCTGGATGTGAAATTGGCACATCTCGATAGTGAAACAACCCGTAGGAGAGAGGTGGCAGGCTATTATCTGAAGCATATCATCCATCCCGATATTACATTACCGGTAGTCAATGATTGGAATGCACATGTGTTTCATCTGTTTATCATTCGCTCAGCAAAACGAGACGAATTGCAGCACTACCTCCGGGAAAAGGGAATACAGACACTGATCCATTATCCGATCCCACCTCATAAACAAAAAGCATACAGTGCCTGGAATGATTTTTCATTCCCGATTACAGAGAAGATACATGCAGAGGTATTGAGTTTGCCAATTAGTGCGGTGATCACCGATGAAGAAGTAAAAACAATTGTAGATGCTGTTAACGCTTTTTGTTGA
- a CDS encoding GumC family protein has product MNKYMGVEEEFMELSEKKIDVTAILMKYLSYWKWFVFSIVFFLGIAAAYIYFTLPKYQITTSILFKDDQKGGTTELNMEHNMGVVFRRNNVENEIEILKMSPVGEEVVRKNHLYATYIEMSPLLGLDKIIPNFPKRKTAVLYGNELPVKVMLSEEQLNALGKNGITFDLIAYPDGNYLFDGKFNEQKYQVKASRNASTIQLPFGQLKLSKSKMLPTEERWIRVIIQHPLSVANGLKGSLDVKLTSRNSTVANITMTAPNRELGVNFLRDYIEAYNQQGISDQLELAEKTAQVIDKHLANLSNELSSVEDQAQQFRQSQGLTDISSQANLYTSQLASVRQRRMDVETQLGIVSSLLSSVRQMSGHTQLIPANTGIQSTVLNSQITAYNDLVLERNRLSRIASSSNQSMINLNNQLASTFSSVVSGLQGEKNTLEIQLRDINDEYSRNNAMVRAIPRQERALSDIKRQQNIKEDLFLYLLQKKEERYMNMTAVQPNSKLVDNIRVAGVAWPKKIIILFFFFVLGLVLPVIGIYIRDLFRFQLENKEELEKISSIPLLGEIPKTVQTETVMVKQDNNDSFNEMLRLLRANLMFVVDSKDKKVVNILSSVSGEGKSFVSVNLGMSLALLDKKVLLVELDIRKPKLAKQLGLDSKQGMTLYLSGYMDKEELIKPSGIHPNLSVITAGSVPPNPNELLAKPALDELISTLKSKYDFIIIDTAPIGMVSDGFLLNRIADVNLFVTRAGVTPKKFVEDADRYFNENKLKKMYFILNSVNLNKASYRYGLYKKYGYGYA; this is encoded by the coding sequence ATGAATAAGTATATGGGAGTAGAAGAAGAGTTTATGGAGTTATCAGAGAAAAAGATTGATGTGACCGCCATTCTGATGAAATATCTGTCTTATTGGAAATGGTTTGTATTTTCCATCGTCTTTTTTCTTGGTATTGCTGCAGCTTATATCTATTTTACATTGCCAAAATACCAGATAACTACTTCCATTCTATTCAAAGACGATCAGAAGGGAGGTACTACCGAACTGAATATGGAACATAATATGGGAGTAGTCTTCAGACGGAATAATGTTGAAAATGAAATAGAGATTCTGAAGATGTCGCCGGTTGGTGAAGAGGTGGTCAGGAAAAACCATTTGTATGCCACCTATATTGAAATGAGTCCTCTGCTTGGCCTGGATAAAATTATCCCCAACTTTCCCAAACGAAAGACTGCGGTACTATATGGAAACGAGTTACCTGTTAAGGTTATGTTATCGGAAGAACAGCTAAACGCCTTGGGTAAAAATGGTATAACGTTCGATCTGATAGCCTATCCCGATGGTAATTATCTGTTTGATGGAAAATTTAACGAGCAAAAGTACCAGGTAAAAGCTTCCAGAAATGCTTCCACTATACAATTACCCTTTGGCCAACTCAAGCTGTCAAAAAGCAAGATGTTGCCGACAGAAGAAAGGTGGATCAGAGTAATTATTCAGCATCCATTAAGTGTTGCCAATGGATTAAAGGGGTCTTTGGATGTAAAACTAACCTCAAGAAACTCTACTGTGGCAAATATCACGATGACTGCCCCCAATAGGGAATTAGGGGTGAATTTCCTCAGAGACTATATTGAAGCTTATAATCAACAGGGGATTAGTGATCAATTAGAATTGGCTGAAAAAACAGCACAGGTAATTGATAAGCATCTTGCCAATCTGAGCAATGAATTAAGTAGTGTGGAAGATCAGGCACAGCAGTTTAGGCAATCACAGGGTCTGACTGATATCTCTTCCCAGGCCAACCTCTATACTTCACAACTGGCTAGTGTTCGCCAGCGAAGAATGGATGTAGAGACACAATTGGGAATTGTCTCAAGCTTGTTAAGTTCTGTGCGGCAAATGAGCGGACACACCCAACTTATTCCGGCTAATACCGGTATTCAAAGTACCGTATTGAACTCCCAGATTACGGCCTACAATGATTTGGTATTGGAGCGAAACAGGCTGTCACGAATTGCCTCCAGTAGCAATCAATCAATGATCAATCTGAATAATCAACTGGCATCCACATTCAGTTCTGTTGTTTCCGGTTTGCAAGGAGAAAAAAATACGCTGGAGATCCAATTGAGGGATATCAATGATGAATATTCTCGTAATAATGCCATGGTCAGGGCTATTCCACGACAGGAAAGGGCATTATCCGATATTAAACGTCAGCAGAATATCAAAGAAGATTTGTTTCTCTATCTGCTTCAGAAGAAAGAAGAACGTTACATGAACATGACGGCTGTACAGCCCAATTCTAAATTGGTGGACAATATACGGGTAGCGGGTGTGGCATGGCCAAAGAAAATAATTATTCTGTTTTTCTTCTTTGTCCTTGGACTGGTATTACCTGTAATAGGCATTTATATAAGAGATTTATTCCGTTTTCAATTGGAGAATAAAGAGGAACTGGAGAAAATATCCTCCATCCCGTTGTTGGGAGAGATACCTAAGACCGTACAGACGGAAACAGTTATGGTGAAACAGGACAATAACGATAGCTTTAACGAAATGTTAAGACTCCTGCGGGCCAACCTTATGTTTGTAGTTGACAGTAAAGATAAAAAAGTGGTCAATATACTGTCGAGTGTTAGCGGTGAAGGTAAATCGTTTGTTTCCGTTAACTTAGGTATGAGTCTGGCACTCCTCGACAAAAAGGTATTATTAGTAGAACTAGATATCAGAAAACCGAAACTGGCCAAACAGTTGGGATTGGATAGCAAGCAGGGTATGACACTCTACCTCTCGGGCTATATGGATAAGGAGGAGCTGATAAAGCCATCGGGGATTCATCCCAACTTATCCGTTATCACTGCCGGATCTGTTCCTCCCAATCCGAATGAATTATTGGCAAAGCCGGCGCTGGATGAATTGATCAGTACTCTCAAAAGTAAATATGATTTTATCATTATTGATACAGCACCTATAGGAATGGTTTCCGACGGCTTTTTACTGAACCGAATTGCTGATGTGAATCTGTTTGTTACCCGTGCCGGTGTCACTCCGAAAAAGTTTGTGGAAGACGCTGACAGGTATTTTAATGAGAACAAACTCAAGAAGATGTATTTCATACTCAATTCTGTTAATTTAAATAAAGCGTCCTACAGGTATGGCCTTTATAAGAAATATGGGTATGGATATGCATAA
- a CDS encoding right-handed parallel beta-helix repeat-containing protein — MKRNNYIIIMGLTLLCLPIHLSYGQGSRYTGSYKKSGVIQHTRQSNFVIEGLEFSGTQGDIISLYACENVIIRNNKFLSSNNIGIYLTDCKNITIIDNSFDNVRTALRAHRSETVKFDYNDVFNLGGLLALSDNTINGFAALFDKVTGSGNSISYNAIENIFGDSSPGDIINVNQSNGTLQSPIIVKGNWIRGGGPSPNGGGILLGDIGGSYQIAEDNILVDPGQYGIGIAGGHNMTVRNNKIYAKKQYFTNVALYATNYYENEFGKSHTIRMENNIVNYTNSNGVSGQSWWIGDNMKPVAGIETNKYDKNLTASILPTKIIGRAGSTSPAPPSNPGEGTTPLPEDEPEENPAPTPNPENPGNNDQETNNPDTSLPNIKNDPSIRIYLDRYNRVCVNVVGTLISPTAEIIGANNKLQVIYRKPLKRFHTVLPNRPAPGNYTILVKNGDKAHLKTLYVP, encoded by the coding sequence ATGAAACGAAACAACTACATTATCATCATGGGATTGACATTATTATGCCTCCCAATACACTTATCTTACGGTCAAGGATCCAGATATACCGGATCATACAAGAAATCTGGCGTGATTCAACATACACGTCAATCCAATTTTGTAATTGAAGGATTAGAGTTTTCAGGTACCCAAGGAGATATTATTTCTCTATATGCTTGTGAAAATGTAATCATAAGAAACAACAAGTTTCTCTCTTCAAACAACATCGGTATTTATCTTACTGATTGTAAAAACATCACAATCATAGATAACTCTTTCGATAATGTACGTACGGCACTGAGAGCACATAGATCAGAAACTGTAAAATTTGACTACAATGACGTTTTTAATCTCGGTGGCCTTTTAGCATTATCAGATAATACCATTAATGGCTTCGCTGCATTGTTTGATAAGGTAACCGGAAGTGGAAACAGTATCAGTTACAATGCTATCGAAAACATTTTTGGAGATAGTTCTCCTGGTGATATAATCAACGTGAATCAATCCAATGGAACACTACAAAGCCCCATCATTGTGAAAGGAAATTGGATCAGAGGCGGTGGTCCATCACCAAACGGTGGAGGCATTCTGTTAGGAGATATAGGTGGTTCTTATCAAATTGCGGAAGACAATATCCTTGTCGATCCCGGACAATACGGTATTGGAATTGCAGGAGGCCATAATATGACTGTGAGAAATAACAAGATATATGCCAAAAAACAATACTTTACCAATGTGGCTCTTTACGCCACAAATTATTATGAGAACGAATTTGGCAAATCTCATACTATCAGGATGGAAAATAACATCGTTAATTATACGAACAGCAACGGAGTAAGCGGACAATCCTGGTGGATAGGTGACAATATGAAACCGGTTGCAGGTATAGAAACTAACAAATATGATAAGAATCTAACTGCATCTATCCTTCCGACTAAAATTATCGGAAGGGCTGGGTCAACTTCACCTGCTCCACCATCTAATCCCGGAGAAGGAACGACTCCCCTCCCTGAGGATGAACCGGAAGAAAACCCTGCTCCGACCCCTAACCCCGAGAATCCCGGAAATAATGATCAAGAAACTAACAATCCGGACACTTCTCTCCCCAATATAAAGAATGACCCTTCCATCCGGATTTATCTGGACAGATACAACCGGGTTTGTGTGAACGTTGTGGGAACTTTGATTTCACCAACAGCCGAAATTATTGGAGCCAACAACAAATTACAGGTCATCTATCGCAAACCACTAAAGCGTTTCCATACTGTGCTGCCTAACAGACCCGCCCCAGGTAATTACACTATCCTGGTAAAGAACGGGGATAAGGCACACCTAAAAACGCTCTATGTTCCCTGA
- a CDS encoding helix-turn-helix transcriptional regulator — translation MRTQEIEVGIGNEYQLNGKIVLDINQIPSPTAIYIPLKEEVILNKRAYETLGMQDGAIFDLTTWRKINPYLGDCYQKLKDDIVNDQKVHIILLNGKHEIMNYSLSCIHNPLLGKVYIIYFSKASEKYSVASISSLYSVKEEIAKLKPYLNRTGKTMHESLMKKYFREENQQLTLDDLVYYERELRIIQKAYPSLSHREVILCGLLVNDMDSKDIASITNRTLDAVFVTIHRINRKLDILNKKQLIDTLKELVNKHDEDQPANTAVSVLQGYNLIR, via the coding sequence ATGCGAACCCAAGAAATTGAGGTCGGAATTGGTAATGAATACCAATTGAACGGCAAGATTGTACTTGATATCAATCAGATTCCCAGTCCCACTGCCATCTATATTCCTCTCAAGGAGGAAGTCATATTAAACAAGCGTGCTTATGAAACGTTGGGAATGCAAGATGGAGCAATTTTCGACCTGACGACATGGAGGAAGATCAATCCCTATTTAGGAGACTGTTACCAAAAACTTAAGGATGACATTGTGAATGATCAGAAAGTGCATATAATTCTTCTGAATGGCAAGCACGAAATAATGAATTATTCTTTAAGTTGCATACACAATCCTTTGTTAGGAAAAGTGTATATTATTTACTTCTCAAAGGCATCGGAGAAATATTCGGTAGCTTCTATCTCATCACTCTATTCGGTAAAAGAGGAGATTGCAAAATTGAAACCCTATTTGAACAGAACAGGAAAGACCATGCACGAGAGTTTGATGAAGAAATATTTTAGGGAGGAGAACCAGCAACTGACCTTGGATGATCTGGTCTATTATGAAAGGGAATTACGTATTATCCAGAAAGCATATCCCTCACTGTCCCACCGAGAAGTGATCCTTTGCGGATTACTTGTAAACGATATGGACAGCAAGGATATTGCTTCAATTACCAACAGAACCCTGGATGCGGTGTTCGTGACGATACATCGTATTAACAGGAAACTGGATATACTTAACAAAAAACAATTAATAGATACGCTCAAAGAGTTGGTGAACAAGCACGATGAGGATCAGCCTGCCAACACCGCAGTTTCTGTATTGCAGGGATATAATCTTATTCGCTAA
- a CDS encoding sugar 3,4-ketoisomerase produces the protein MNKPTIYDCSIIEIGKHQHEKGNISVIENGRSIPFEVNRVFYLYDIPGGEDRGAHAHKECHQFLVAVSGAFDIILDDGKTKRTVTLNRPYLGLHIPPGIWAGEIGFSSGSVCLVLASHLYDAGDYIRDYNQFLAYKNGDDKIS, from the coding sequence ATGAATAAACCTACTATTTATGATTGCTCTATCATTGAAATAGGTAAGCATCAACACGAAAAAGGTAATATCAGTGTGATTGAAAATGGAAGATCAATCCCGTTCGAGGTCAATCGTGTTTTTTATCTTTACGATATACCCGGAGGTGAGGATCGGGGAGCGCATGCACACAAAGAGTGCCATCAGTTCCTGGTTGCAGTGAGTGGTGCATTCGATATCATCCTCGATGACGGAAAGACAAAACGAACTGTGACACTGAATCGGCCCTATCTTGGGCTACATATCCCGCCCGGTATATGGGCCGGGGAGATCGGATTTTCATCGGGATCGGTATGTCTGGTACTGGCATCGCACTTATATGATGCCGGTGATTATATCAGGGACTATAATCAATTTTTAGCTTACAAGAATGGAGATGATAAAATTTCTTGA
- a CDS encoding polysaccharide biosynthesis/export family protein, producing the protein MKKTIYLLAFACMVASCVQVKDIAYLQQSGQGQTILNSEKYDAQIKPRDILSIAVVSSEPAAASRFNLVAPQIDGTMSSIVSTPVLQNYLVDSEGQINFPSLGKLKVAGLTTRQLEEHIGKQLEPFFSEEMPVITARIMNYSVNILGEVQRPGKFETSNGRITIFEGLAMAGDMTIYGKRNNVKVLRENEDGEKVIYTLNLNDKNVFDSPAFFLEQNDVVYVEPNQTRANSSRFGEADNFRNSTISVLVSLATLGVTIYTLTRR; encoded by the coding sequence ATGAAAAAGACTATTTATCTGCTGGCCTTTGCTTGCATGGTGGCTTCCTGTGTACAAGTAAAAGATATTGCCTACCTTCAGCAATCCGGTCAAGGGCAGACCATCCTCAACAGTGAAAAATATGATGCCCAAATCAAACCCCGAGACATTCTTTCAATTGCAGTAGTGAGCAGTGAGCCCGCAGCTGCGAGTAGATTCAATCTCGTTGCACCACAAATTGATGGGACGATGAGTTCTATCGTTTCCACGCCCGTATTACAAAATTACCTGGTGGACAGTGAAGGACAAATCAATTTTCCTTCTCTGGGAAAGCTAAAGGTTGCCGGATTAACTACCAGGCAGTTGGAAGAGCATATCGGCAAGCAATTGGAACCATTTTTCTCGGAAGAGATGCCGGTGATAACTGCCAGAATTATGAATTACAGCGTGAATATACTGGGAGAAGTACAGAGGCCCGGGAAATTTGAAACCTCTAACGGCCGGATAACCATTTTTGAAGGGTTGGCCATGGCAGGAGATATGACCATATATGGCAAACGGAACAATGTGAAAGTCCTGCGCGAAAATGAAGATGGGGAAAAAGTAATTTATACATTGAATCTTAACGATAAGAATGTATTTGATTCTCCGGCATTTTTCCTGGAACAAAATGATGTGGTTTATGTGGAACCCAATCAGACAAGAGCTAATTCATCCAGATTTGGGGAAGCGGATAATTTCCGGAACTCCACTATATCAGTATTGGTTTCGTTAGCCACATTGGGAGTCACCATTTATACTTTGACACGCCGATAA
- a CDS encoding sugar 3,4-ketoisomerase, whose product MTFNEAEIIQLPKNFDRRGNLSVIEQNNHIPFKIERTYWIYDVPGGEVRGGHAYRNNQEFIVALSGSFEVLMDDGKSKKLFSLNRSYYGLYVPKGVWRQMQNFSTNSVALVLASTKFDLSDYIYDYKSFKENPQ is encoded by the coding sequence ATGACATTCAATGAAGCGGAAATTATTCAACTTCCCAAGAATTTTGACAGAAGAGGAAATCTCTCTGTTATTGAACAGAACAATCATATTCCATTCAAAATTGAACGTACTTATTGGATTTATGATGTTCCGGGGGGAGAGGTGAGAGGTGGTCATGCCTACAGAAACAACCAGGAGTTTATTGTGGCATTATCCGGAAGTTTCGAAGTATTGATGGATGACGGTAAATCGAAAAAACTATTCTCCCTGAATCGCTCCTATTATGGATTGTATGTTCCTAAAGGAGTATGGAGACAGATGCAGAATTTTTCCACCAATTCGGTAGCATTGGTTCTGGCATCTACAAAATTCGACTTGTCGGATTATATTTATGATTACAAATCATTTAAAGAAAATCCGCAATGA
- a CDS encoding O-antigen translocase, translating into MTEKKDSYRQIMKATSVFGGVQVFQILISIIRSKFVAVLLGPTGMGVVGLLTTTTGLVNGLTNFGLGTIAVKSISEATNTGDEKRISTVVTVLRRMVWISGLLGALVTLVFSPWLSEFTFGNREYTLPFIWISVTLLLNQLTTGELVTLQALRRIQHLAKANLYGSLVGLFVTVPLYYLFGMDGIVPVIIITAFVTFFFAWYFARKIKLEKVTVSGEKTIAEGKSMMGTGFIISLSGLVALITGYLVRIYINHTGSVDDVGFYTAGFTLINTYVGMIFTAMGTDYFPGLSRVASDNGLCRESINQQSEIALLLLAPILIVFLVFVNLAVLILYSSEFLVISGMIYWAALGIFFKAVSWAIAFVFLAKGEGKLYFWNELGGSLYMLVFGILGFRWGGLDGLGFAFMVSYIVYLIQVFIIAKVKYNFSFHSVFKKIFTIQFLLALLTFGVVHFIERPYSYLIGILLIAVSSWYSFRELEKRIGIKELTQNFIRKIKRK; encoded by the coding sequence ATGACAGAAAAGAAAGATTCATACCGGCAGATCATGAAGGCTACTTCAGTTTTTGGTGGAGTACAGGTCTTCCAGATATTGATTTCGATAATACGTTCCAAGTTTGTGGCGGTATTATTGGGGCCGACCGGTATGGGGGTTGTGGGACTGCTTACCACTACAACCGGTTTGGTGAATGGACTGACCAATTTTGGACTTGGCACGATCGCCGTCAAAAGTATTTCTGAAGCGACTAACACCGGTGATGAGAAACGCATTTCTACGGTTGTTACTGTTTTACGGCGTATGGTATGGATATCCGGACTGCTCGGTGCGTTGGTTACGTTGGTCTTTTCACCCTGGTTGAGCGAGTTCACCTTCGGAAATAGGGAATACACGCTGCCTTTTATCTGGATCTCCGTTACATTGCTCCTGAATCAATTGACTACGGGGGAATTGGTAACGCTACAGGCATTACGTCGGATACAGCATCTGGCAAAGGCCAATCTGTACGGAAGCCTGGTGGGGTTGTTTGTTACTGTTCCATTGTACTATCTGTTTGGAATGGACGGGATTGTGCCGGTAATTATTATCACGGCATTTGTTACATTCTTTTTCGCATGGTATTTCGCCCGGAAGATCAAGCTGGAGAAAGTAACAGTCTCGGGGGAGAAAACCATTGCTGAGGGGAAAAGTATGATGGGAACCGGTTTTATAATCAGCCTGAGCGGATTGGTTGCCTTGATTACGGGCTATTTGGTCAGGATCTATATCAATCATACCGGTAGTGTGGATGATGTGGGTTTTTATACTGCCGGTTTTACCTTGATCAACACTTATGTGGGAATGATTTTCACGGCGATGGGAACCGATTACTTTCCCGGCTTATCACGAGTAGCTTCGGATAACGGTTTATGCAGGGAGAGTATCAACCAGCAATCCGAAATAGCACTACTCCTTTTGGCTCCTATTCTCATTGTTTTTCTGGTATTTGTGAACTTAGCAGTTTTGATCTTATATTCTTCGGAGTTTTTGGTCATCTCCGGTATGATTTACTGGGCGGCACTGGGGATTTTTTTCAAAGCTGTTAGCTGGGCTATCGCCTTTGTGTTTCTGGCGAAAGGTGAGGGAAAACTGTACTTCTGGAATGAATTGGGAGGAAGTTTGTATATGCTGGTTTTTGGTATTCTTGGTTTTCGCTGGGGAGGATTAGATGGGTTAGGATTTGCATTTATGGTTTCCTATATTGTTTATCTTATACAGGTATTCATCATTGCAAAAGTGAAATATAATTTCTCATTTCATTCTGTTTTTAAAAAGATTTTTACAATACAATTCCTTTTGGCTTTACTCACGTTTGGAGTGGTACACTTTATCGAACGCCCTTATAGTTATTTAATTGGTATATTGCTAATTGCCGTTTCATCGTGGTACTCATTCAGGGAACTGGAAAAAAGGATAGGGATAAAAGAACTCACTCAAAATTTTATACGAAAAATTAAAAGAAAATAA
- a CDS encoding lipid-binding protein → MKKIIYLLGFLTLGIIASCEKEADNGATGDASKLVNITGQWEVTAYNDSTFVSGPFKVITLKDPSTKSDSITIQDTEIEFWKFQTKAFVDEKNGTFQTELSNCEVSEEAIGIKISNGKIINSDSIYFEIQFEDDETPYKNTFQLKGHRISE, encoded by the coding sequence ATGAAGAAAATAATATATTTACTGGGATTCCTCACATTGGGAATCATTGCTTCTTGTGAAAAAGAAGCGGATAATGGTGCAACAGGTGATGCATCCAAGCTGGTCAACATCACCGGGCAATGGGAAGTAACAGCCTACAATGATTCCACATTTGTATCGGGACCATTCAAGGTGATCACGCTGAAAGATCCTTCAACTAAAAGTGATTCGATCACTATTCAGGATACGGAGATAGAATTCTGGAAATTCCAAACCAAAGCATTTGTCGATGAAAAGAATGGTACTTTCCAAACAGAACTATCTAATTGCGAAGTAAGTGAGGAAGCTATCGGAATCAAAATTTCGAATGGAAAGATAATTAATTCAGATAGTATTTACTTCGAGATACAGTTCGAGGACGATGAAACTCCTTACAAGAACACTTTCCAGTTAAAAGGACATCGAATTAGCGAATAA